One genomic region from Sphingobacterium sp. UGAL515B_05 encodes:
- the miaA gene encoding tRNA (adenosine(37)-N6)-dimethylallyltransferase MiaA, with product MIDRLKYTLSLLEQQTVPKEKVIVILGPTASGKTKLAVQLAQHIDAEIISADSRQIYRRMDIGTGKDLSEYQDIPYHLIDIHEPGKRYNLGNFIADFRKAQQSILEKGKHTILCGGTGLYIQSVIQQNPYALIPSIEGFKESLLAYPETELLARLQEYTLPVNFQIDLSTKKRIIRAIEILAFLENHPDHIVQQQAVDSIVIGLNPPLEIRREHISQRLKQRLNEGFLEEVCGLLTEGITHEQLQYYGLEYKYASLHLLGQLDYPAFTTKLETEIHRYAKRQMTYFRKMEKDGIIIHWV from the coding sequence GTGATAGACAGATTAAAATATACACTTTCTCTTTTGGAACAGCAAACCGTTCCAAAAGAGAAAGTTATCGTTATCTTAGGGCCTACAGCTTCTGGAAAAACGAAACTGGCCGTCCAGCTGGCCCAACACATTGATGCTGAAATCATCAGTGCTGATTCCCGCCAAATCTATCGAAGGATGGACATCGGTACGGGAAAAGATCTATCGGAATACCAAGATATTCCCTATCATCTTATCGACATACATGAACCGGGAAAACGCTACAATCTCGGAAATTTTATTGCTGACTTCCGTAAAGCCCAACAATCCATTCTAGAAAAGGGAAAACATACCATCCTATGTGGTGGTACTGGTTTATATATTCAAAGTGTAATCCAACAAAATCCCTATGCGCTGATCCCATCAATCGAAGGCTTCAAGGAGTCATTACTTGCATATCCAGAGACGGAGCTGTTAGCGCGTCTTCAGGAATATACACTACCTGTGAACTTTCAAATCGATCTTTCGACCAAAAAACGTATCATCCGAGCAATAGAAATATTAGCGTTTTTAGAGAATCACCCCGATCACATCGTCCAGCAACAAGCAGTAGATAGCATAGTTATCGGATTAAATCCCCCGTTGGAAATCAGACGCGAACACATTAGCCAAAGATTAAAACAACGATTGAATGAAGGCTTCTTAGAAGAAGTGTGCGGGCTCTTGACAGAAGGTATTACACACGAGCAACTTCAATACTATGGTTTGGAGTATAAATATGCGTCACTCCATCTCCTTGGACAGCTCGATTATCCTGCTTTTACCACAAAATTGGAGACAGAAATACATCGCTATGCCAAAAGACAAATGACTTACTTCCGCAAAATGGAAAAAGACGGCATAATTATCCATTGGGTATAA
- a CDS encoding Gfo/Idh/MocA family protein produces the protein MKRKLRMGMVGGGNDAFIGAVHRIAAFMDGKIELVCGAFSIDPQISKQSGEDLFVAPERVYLNYEEMIEKESLLPEGERMDFVTIVTPNFLHFAPAKLALEKGFDVVVEKPMTVSVEEAKELQETVERTGRTLCLTHTYSGYPMVKQAKAMVKEGHFGKIRKIVVEYPQGWLSRLTEREGNAGAAWRADPKRSGKSLVMGDIGTHAAHLAEYVSGLKIQELCADLTTFVEGRLLDDDGSVLLRFENGAKGVLMASQISAGEENAVRIRIYGEKGGLEWANEDPNNLIIKMLDQPRQLYRTGNAYAAPYTLSSFATHNTRVPAGHPEGLLESFANIYRNFAATVTAKREGKTPTAEQQDFPTVYDGVRGMAFIDTVVKNNEGTEKWTKFVL, from the coding sequence ATGAAGAGAAAACTTCGCATGGGTATGGTCGGAGGCGGAAACGATGCCTTTATTGGCGCTGTACACCGTATTGCTGCTTTTATGGATGGCAAGATTGAACTGGTTTGTGGTGCATTTAGTATTGATCCACAGATTTCAAAACAATCTGGAGAGGACTTATTTGTAGCTCCTGAGCGTGTCTATCTAAACTATGAAGAGATGATCGAAAAAGAATCTTTGCTTCCCGAAGGCGAACGCATGGATTTTGTAACGATCGTAACACCCAATTTTTTACATTTTGCTCCCGCTAAATTAGCGCTAGAAAAAGGTTTTGATGTTGTCGTTGAAAAACCAATGACAGTATCTGTTGAAGAAGCAAAAGAATTACAAGAAACGGTAGAACGTACTGGTCGTACGCTGTGCCTTACCCATACGTATTCAGGCTATCCAATGGTTAAACAAGCCAAAGCAATGGTCAAAGAAGGTCACTTCGGTAAGATCAGAAAGATTGTTGTTGAGTATCCACAAGGTTGGTTAAGTCGTTTAACGGAACGCGAGGGTAATGCTGGAGCCGCTTGGCGTGCAGATCCGAAACGCTCTGGTAAATCGTTGGTTATGGGTGATATCGGTACCCATGCTGCGCATTTAGCGGAATATGTGTCGGGCTTAAAAATCCAAGAACTATGTGCAGACCTAACAACATTTGTTGAAGGCCGTCTATTGGATGACGATGGGTCGGTGCTTTTACGTTTCGAAAATGGTGCTAAAGGTGTATTGATGGCTTCGCAAATTTCGGCCGGAGAAGAAAATGCTGTTCGTATCCGTATCTATGGTGAAAAAGGTGGATTGGAATGGGCGAATGAGGACCCGAACAATTTAATTATCAAAATGCTTGATCAACCTCGTCAGCTTTATCGCACAGGCAATGCTTATGCAGCGCCTTATACGTTGAGTTCGTTTGCAACACATAATACCCGTGTACCAGCGGGTCACCCTGAAGGGCTATTAGAATCATTTGCGAATATCTACCGTAATTTTGCGGCAACAGTTACAGCCAAACGTGAAGGAAAAACTCCTACAGCTGAACAACAGGATTTTCCAACAGTTTACGATGGCGTAAGAGGCATGGCTTTTATCGATACTGTCGTAAAAAATAACGAAGGAACAGAAAAATGGACTAAATTTGTTCTGTGA